A section of the Bacteroidales bacterium genome encodes:
- a CDS encoding glucose 1-dehydrogenase, which produces MKSLNGKVAIVTGGGSGFGKAMSELYAKEGAKVIVSDIVPEGGEETVANIKKSGGEALFVKADVSKPEDCEKLVKEAVKNFGKLNLAFNNAGIGGASAPIGDYPVDAWDKVIKVNLSSVFYGMHYQIPQMLKDGGGVIVNMASILGQVGFAGSCGYVAAKHGVIGLTKNVALEYGKHNIRANAVGPGFVDTHLTQGLTSDKECYDFLVHKHPMGRLGKVDEIVDLVLWLSSDRASFCNGGFYAVDGGYLAK; this is translated from the coding sequence ATGAAATCATTGAATGGAAAAGTAGCCATCGTGACCGGTGGCGGATCAGGATTTGGGAAAGCCATGTCTGAACTTTATGCAAAAGAAGGTGCAAAAGTAATTGTTTCCGATATTGTGCCAGAAGGAGGCGAAGAGACAGTGGCCAATATAAAAAAGTCCGGGGGGGAGGCGCTTTTTGTGAAAGCGGATGTCTCGAAACCGGAAGATTGTGAAAAACTGGTAAAAGAAGCGGTAAAGAACTTCGGGAAACTAAACCTGGCATTCAATAATGCAGGTATCGGAGGTGCCAGCGCTCCCATAGGGGATTATCCTGTCGATGCATGGGATAAGGTGATTAAAGTCAATCTATCCAGCGTATTTTACGGAATGCATTATCAGATCCCACAGATGCTGAAAGACGGTGGCGGAGTGATCGTCAATATGGCTTCTATCCTCGGTCAGGTCGGCTTTGCCGGTTCATGCGGCTATGTGGCTGCCAAACATGGGGTGATCGGTCTAACCAAAAATGTAGCATTGGAGTACGGAAAACACAATATCAGGGCCAATGCCGTAGGACCGGGTTTTGTAGATACACACCTGACACAGGGATTGACCAGTGATAAGGAATGTTATGATTTCCTGGTGCATAAACATCCGATGGGAAGACTGGGGAAAGTAGATGAGATTGTGGATCTGGTATTATGGTTGAGCAGTGACAGAGCATCATTCTGTAATGGCGGGTTTTATGCCGTCGATGGCGGATACCTGGCTAAGTAA
- a CDS encoding peptidase domain-containing ABC transporter, protein MILKRFPVEYQMDSQDCGPASLKIIAKHFGRFYSLQFLRDKCGLSKEGVSLSDLTIGAECIGLRSLPIRCTLEDVIFKVPLPAIIHWNDNHFVVVYHTTKKYVYVSDPSKGLIKYTHKEFKKGWYKKNEKTGVLLAIEPMADFKQTTQERRVHAKSFISMLNYFVPYKRNFSLLFIIMLVVTLLQGVLPFISKAVIDVGIKTQDISFINMILVGNISILFSITIFNILRDWILMHITSRVNISLISDYLIKLMKLPVTFFENKILGDILQRARDHERIRSFIMNNSLAMVFSTLTFVIFGIILLIYNSVIFLIFLSGSILYVLWVLLFLSIRKKLDWEYFEIVSKDQSYWVETVSAIQDIKSYNYEKHRRWKWEEIQARLYRVNKRVLSVTNAQNLGAQLIENIKNMSIVFFCAKAVIAGEITFGVMISTQFIIGMLNGPLSQYINFIISAQYAKISFLRINEIRQLNDEDESLSVGSSCIIPEKKDLHLENIAFQYHANSPLVLQHIHLTIPQNKVTAIVGGSGSGKSTLLKLLLRLYNPSFGDITMGGMNIKNINLRTWRKMCAVVMQDGKLFSDTILNNIVLDDERVDYENVRNACRLAQFEEEINKMPKGYETVIGEIGRGLSGGQKQRLLIARALYRNPDFLLLDEATNSLDAVNESKIVAALNDAFKGRTVVIVAHRLSTIKNADQIIVLNKGFVAEVGTHDSLMEKKGNYYNLVYSQYTVAEPGPVPVKEEQL, encoded by the coding sequence ATGATATTGAAACGGTTTCCTGTAGAATACCAAATGGATTCTCAAGACTGCGGTCCTGCAAGCCTTAAGATAATCGCCAAGCATTTCGGAAGGTTTTATTCTCTACAGTTCCTGCGCGACAAATGTGGTCTCTCTAAGGAAGGTGTTTCTCTATCGGATCTGACCATCGGGGCCGAATGTATTGGTTTAAGGAGTCTTCCTATCAGATGTACGCTTGAAGATGTCATATTCAAAGTACCTTTGCCTGCTATCATTCATTGGAATGATAATCATTTTGTTGTGGTATACCATACAACAAAAAAATACGTCTATGTTTCCGATCCCTCAAAAGGTTTAATCAAATATACACATAAGGAGTTCAAAAAGGGATGGTATAAGAAAAACGAAAAGACTGGCGTTCTATTAGCAATAGAACCAATGGCAGATTTTAAGCAAACAACTCAGGAACGACGGGTACATGCAAAAAGCTTTATCAGTATGCTTAATTATTTTGTACCTTATAAACGAAACTTTTCCCTGCTATTTATCATTATGCTTGTTGTTACACTTTTACAGGGCGTGTTGCCGTTCATATCCAAAGCAGTCATTGACGTAGGTATCAAAACGCAGGACATCAGTTTTATCAATATGATTTTGGTAGGAAATATATCCATATTATTCAGTATCACAATATTCAACATTTTACGTGACTGGATTTTGATGCACATCACCTCGCGGGTAAATATTTCGTTGATTTCAGACTATCTGATCAAGTTAATGAAATTGCCGGTCACATTTTTTGAAAACAAAATATTGGGCGATATACTGCAACGCGCCCGCGACCATGAGAGGATACGCAGTTTTATCATGAACAACTCGTTAGCAATGGTGTTTTCCACCCTTACTTTCGTTATTTTCGGAATTATACTATTGATATACAACAGTGTAATATTCTTAATATTTCTTTCCGGCTCCATTTTGTATGTGCTGTGGGTATTGCTCTTTCTAAGCATACGTAAAAAGTTGGATTGGGAATATTTTGAAATTGTTTCAAAAGACCAGAGTTACTGGGTGGAAACGGTATCGGCCATACAGGACATCAAGTCCTACAATTATGAAAAACATCGACGCTGGAAATGGGAGGAAATTCAGGCGCGGCTTTACAGGGTTAACAAACGGGTATTATCTGTGACCAACGCCCAAAATCTTGGCGCTCAATTAATTGAAAATATAAAAAATATGTCTATTGTATTTTTTTGCGCCAAAGCAGTGATTGCAGGAGAAATTACTTTCGGTGTGATGATTTCTACTCAGTTTATAATCGGCATGTTAAACGGTCCTTTAAGCCAATATATTAACTTCATTATATCGGCACAATATGCAAAAATCAGTTTTTTACGTATCAATGAAATCCGTCAGTTAAACGACGAGGACGAATCCTTATCTGTCGGCAGTTCGTGTATCATACCTGAAAAAAAGGATTTACATTTGGAAAACATCGCTTTTCAATATCATGCCAATTCGCCCTTGGTGCTGCAACATATTCATCTGACCATTCCGCAAAATAAAGTAACTGCCATAGTGGGAGGAAGCGGTAGTGGAAAATCAACTCTTTTAAAGCTACTTTTAAGGCTTTATAATCCATCATTCGGTGATATTACGATGGGAGGCATGAACATAAAAAATATCAATCTGCGCACATGGCGAAAAATGTGCGCAGTGGTGATGCAGGACGGTAAATTATTCAGTGACACAATTCTCAACAATATTGTACTTGACGACGAACGCGTCGACTACGAAAATGTCCGCAACGCCTGTCGTCTGGCTCAGTTCGAAGAAGAAATCAACAAAATGCCCAAAGGATATGAAACGGTCATCGGCGAAATAGGCAGAGGGCTTAGTGGAGGACAAAAACAGCGATTACTCATAGCACGTGCATTATATCGTAACCCCGATTTCCTTTTACTCGATGAGGCCACCAATTCATTAGATGCCGTAAACGAGAGCAAAATTGTAGCCGCCCTAAATGATGCTTTCAAAGGCAGGACTGTTGTTATAGTCGCGCACCGGCTCAGCACAATTAAAAATGCCGACCAAATCATCGTATTGAATAAAGGTTTTGTCGCAGAAGTGGGAACCCATGATTCCTTAATGGAAAAGAAGGGAAATTACTATAATTTGGTATATTCACAATATACAGTGGCAGAACCCGGCCCTGTTCCAGTAAAAGAAGAACAACTATAG
- a CDS encoding GlsB/YeaQ/YmgE family stress response membrane protein: MGILLSVLVGVLAGFLAGKIFKGQGFGLFVNLIVGVVGGILGGWVFTLLGLTTSNIIGELIMSVTGAVLLLWIISLFKRPAG; this comes from the coding sequence ATGGGTATTTTATTATCGGTACTTGTCGGTGTACTGGCCGGATTTCTGGCCGGAAAAATTTTCAAAGGGCAGGGTTTCGGGTTGTTTGTGAACCTGATTGTCGGTGTAGTCGGAGGAATCCTCGGAGGATGGGTGTTTACTCTTTTAGGATTAACAACCAGCAATATTATCGGCGAACTGATCATGTCGGTTACCGGCGCCGTTCTCCTGCTTTGGATTATTTCATTATTTAAGAGACCGGCCGGTTAA
- a CDS encoding LacI family transcriptional regulator: protein MLPKKRTIDDLARELNLSKSTVSRALQDSYQISEKTKQRVLQLAEQWGFHLNPQARGLKTRRSFTLGVVVPEIAHKYFSSAISGIQEVVLPAGYNVLIGQSNESEEQEYQVVRQLIASRVDGLIMSLSGKTHHIDFLKTLTEERFPLVMFDRVSDEVNCSKVIIDHELAAYTAVEHLIRNGCKRIAHLSGPQVLSIAKNRIKGYQRALKTYGLPFVPELVVENGTNPEYTPEHVRRLMRMTDPPDGISCFNDDVAINVLLTLKQDGIQVPSRVKVIGFNNEKDCLIIEPNLSSIEHPVVKMGKEAARLLLKQLDNENQKPQTVVFETSLIARKSTKG, encoded by the coding sequence ATGTTACCCAAGAAAAGAACGATCGATGATCTTGCCCGTGAATTGAATCTGTCAAAATCCACGGTGTCAAGGGCTTTACAAGACTCGTACCAGATCAGTGAAAAGACCAAGCAAAGAGTGCTTCAATTGGCCGAACAATGGGGATTTCACCTGAACCCACAGGCCAGGGGATTGAAGACACGCCGCTCCTTTACTTTAGGCGTCGTGGTTCCGGAAATTGCACATAAGTATTTTTCCTCAGCCATCAGTGGGATACAGGAAGTTGTCCTTCCTGCGGGATACAACGTCCTGATCGGACAATCCAACGAATCGGAAGAACAGGAATATCAAGTCGTCAGGCAACTGATTGCCAGTCGTGTGGATGGATTGATCATGTCGCTTTCAGGAAAAACCCATCATATTGACTTTCTAAAGACGTTGACAGAAGAGCGTTTTCCCTTGGTAATGTTCGACCGGGTCAGTGATGAGGTCAACTGTTCCAAGGTCATCATCGATCATGAATTGGCAGCCTATACTGCAGTGGAGCATTTGATCAGGAACGGATGTAAGAGGATTGCCCATCTGAGCGGCCCTCAGGTATTGTCTATTGCCAAAAACCGGATCAAAGGATACCAAAGGGCATTAAAAACTTACGGGTTGCCTTTTGTTCCCGAACTGGTCGTTGAAAACGGTACCAACCCGGAATATACCCCGGAACATGTCAGAAGGTTGATGCGCATGACAGATCCCCCTGACGGAATTTCCTGCTTCAATGATGATGTTGCGATCAATGTATTACTTACGCTGAAACAGGATGGGATTCAGGTCCCTTCCCGGGTGAAAGTCATCGGTTTTAACAATGAAAAGGATTGCCTGATCATAGAACCCAATCTGTCTTCCATTGAACATCCGGTAGTAAAGATGGGTAAAGAAGCTGCACGGCTGCTTTTGAAACAACTCGATAACGAAAATCAAAAACCCCAGACTGTTGTTTTTGAAACATCCCTGATTGCAAGAAAATCAACAAAAGGTTGA
- a CDS encoding copper-translocating P-type ATPase: METMKHEPVDHHTSYEHAEGIGHEHLMNMDEQEIPEKSHQHKMGGHMMHMGNLKKKFWISLMLAVPIIILSPMMGIDLPFQLHFPGSDWVVLVLASVLFFYGGKPFLRGAVMEIKDKSPAMMTLISMGITVAYLYSLYAFIYNHIPGLTNHKMDFFWELATLIVIMLLGHWIEMNAVGNAGNALQKMAELLPGMAHLVLSEEKTEDVPLKEIRIDQQVLVKPGEKIPVDGSIISGSTSVNESMVTGEARRVRKEKGDKVIGGSINEDGMIVVKVTGTGESGYLAQVVKLVSRAQQEKSAAESFSDKVAKALFYVALSVGVIAFIIWLWLSQDLNTALERMVTVFVIACPHALGLAIPLVIARSTSLGASHGLLLRNRKVLETTKKISVITMDKTGTLTEGIFQVSDVRTFSSHYTENDILTIAGALESGSNHPLSAGILHEIKKQELVIPKAEGIRQISGVGLSGVVNQKKVMIVNENYLKKNHLSYDKDGTIPAGETGDSVSYLLVDDQVVGRIAQSDRIKPDSQAVIHELKKKGIHPVMLTGDNETAANGVARELNIDEVYAAMLPEDKEVMIEKYRKQGKVVMMVGDGVNDAPALVRADIGIAIGAGTDVAIDAADVVLVKSNPSDILHFLSLAGNTNRKMIQNLWWGAGYNIIAIPLAAGILAPIGIMLSPAVGAVLMSVSTVVVAANALTLQMK; this comes from the coding sequence ATGGAGACAATGAAACATGAACCGGTGGATCACCATACTTCCTATGAACATGCTGAAGGTATTGGGCATGAACATCTTATGAATATGGACGAACAGGAAATTCCTGAAAAAAGCCACCAACATAAGATGGGGGGACATATGATGCACATGGGAAATCTGAAAAAGAAATTCTGGATTTCATTGATGCTTGCTGTCCCCATCATTATTCTTTCTCCTATGATGGGTATCGATCTGCCCTTTCAGCTGCATTTTCCGGGATCAGACTGGGTCGTTCTGGTATTGGCTTCCGTCTTGTTTTTTTATGGAGGGAAACCCTTCCTGAGAGGGGCGGTCATGGAGATAAAAGATAAGAGTCCGGCTATGATGACCCTGATATCAATGGGTATTACTGTAGCTTATCTATATAGCTTATATGCTTTTATATACAATCATATCCCTGGCCTGACAAACCATAAAATGGATTTTTTCTGGGAACTGGCAACGCTTATAGTGATCATGTTATTGGGGCATTGGATCGAGATGAATGCGGTCGGCAATGCAGGAAATGCTCTGCAAAAAATGGCTGAACTTCTCCCCGGAATGGCCCACTTGGTACTTTCAGAAGAAAAGACTGAAGATGTTCCATTGAAGGAAATCCGTATCGATCAGCAGGTGCTGGTGAAACCCGGAGAAAAAATACCGGTGGATGGAAGCATCATTTCGGGAAGCACTTCGGTAAATGAGTCTATGGTCACAGGAGAAGCCAGAAGGGTAAGGAAAGAAAAAGGAGATAAGGTAATTGGCGGATCTATCAATGAAGACGGAATGATCGTTGTAAAAGTTACGGGTACCGGTGAATCGGGATACCTTGCCCAGGTGGTGAAACTGGTAAGCCGGGCGCAACAGGAAAAATCAGCAGCTGAAAGTTTTTCGGACAAAGTGGCTAAAGCATTGTTTTATGTAGCATTATCTGTAGGTGTTATTGCATTCATCATATGGTTGTGGTTGTCACAGGATCTTAATACGGCTTTAGAACGAATGGTCACGGTGTTCGTGATCGCTTGCCCACACGCTTTGGGATTAGCCATACCCTTGGTCATTGCCCGTTCCACTTCCCTGGGGGCCAGCCACGGATTGTTATTACGGAACCGTAAAGTGCTGGAAACTACTAAGAAGATATCTGTAATCACAATGGATAAAACAGGGACACTAACCGAAGGAATCTTTCAGGTTTCTGATGTCCGGACCTTCTCATCCCATTATACTGAAAATGATATACTCACCATAGCAGGCGCATTGGAATCCGGTTCAAATCATCCTTTGTCTGCAGGGATCCTGCATGAAATAAAAAAGCAGGAACTGGTAATTCCAAAAGCAGAAGGAATAAGGCAGATCAGCGGCGTCGGGTTATCCGGTGTAGTAAATCAAAAAAAGGTGATGATCGTCAATGAGAACTATCTCAAAAAAAATCATCTGTCTTATGACAAAGATGGAACCATTCCTGCGGGGGAAACAGGTGATTCTGTGAGTTACCTGTTGGTGGATGATCAGGTAGTCGGACGAATAGCACAAAGTGACCGGATTAAACCGGACTCCCAGGCAGTCATTCATGAGTTAAAGAAAAAAGGAATACATCCTGTGATGCTTACCGGAGACAATGAAACGGCAGCCAATGGTGTTGCCCGGGAATTAAATATCGATGAAGTATATGCTGCTATGCTCCCGGAAGACAAGGAGGTAATGATAGAAAAATACCGGAAACAGGGAAAGGTCGTCATGATGGTGGGCGACGGGGTCAATGATGCCCCCGCTCTGGTACGTGCAGATATAGGTATTGCCATCGGTGCCGGAACAGATGTGGCTATAGATGCCGCAGATGTGGTGCTGGTAAAAAGTAATCCGTCCGACATACTACATTTCCTTTCATTGGCCGGAAATACAAACAGGAAAATGATACAGAATTTATGGTGGGGCGCCGGGTATAACATCATTGCAATACCGTTGGCAGCAGGTATTCTTGCTCCAATTGGTATTATGTTGAGTCCGGCCGTTGGTGCGGTACTGATGTCGGTGAGTACCGTAGTAGTGGCTGCCAACGCATTGACCTTACAGATGAAATAA
- the larE gene encoding ATP-dependent sacrificial sulfur transferase LarE, producing the protein MEDIYLKLGKLRSFLQQKGRVAVAFSGGVDSTFLLKVAHEVLGNNVLAITARSGLFPVREMEESRAFTSENKIQHIICDIDELKIDGFIKNPPDRCYLCKKTLFRTFLKVASDHGFIYLSEGSNTDDAGDYRPGMKAIKELGVLSPLKESGFSKEEIRQLSREMGLPTWEKPSFACLASRFPYGEPITREKLNTIEKAEKFLFDLGFQQIRVRYHGNLARIEVAPGEMDQLMVPEMRRIIDEGIKKTGFTYVSVDLQGYRTGSMNESLNV; encoded by the coding sequence ATGGAAGACATATATCTCAAATTAGGAAAACTCCGGTCTTTCCTGCAACAAAAAGGACGTGTCGCTGTTGCCTTTTCAGGAGGCGTTGATTCTACTTTTCTTTTAAAGGTGGCACATGAAGTTCTGGGAAATAATGTACTGGCGATTACAGCACGTTCGGGACTGTTTCCCGTCCGGGAGATGGAAGAATCGAGGGCATTCACGTCTGAAAATAAGATACAGCACATCATCTGCGATATTGATGAGTTAAAGATAGATGGTTTTATAAAGAATCCTCCGGACCGTTGTTACCTATGTAAGAAAACACTGTTCCGGACTTTTTTAAAAGTGGCATCAGACCATGGATTCATCTATCTCTCCGAAGGATCGAATACGGACGATGCAGGAGATTATCGCCCCGGGATGAAGGCCATTAAAGAGTTGGGAGTGCTCAGCCCGCTAAAAGAAAGTGGTTTTTCAAAAGAAGAGATCCGGCAATTATCCAGGGAAATGGGTTTACCCACATGGGAAAAACCTTCATTTGCCTGTCTGGCATCCAGATTTCCATACGGAGAACCCATTACCCGGGAAAAGCTCAACACCATAGAAAAAGCTGAAAAATTTCTCTTTGATCTGGGTTTCCAACAGATCCGGGTAAGATACCACGGTAATCTGGCAAGGATAGAAGTAGCCCCAGGGGAGATGGATCAATTAATGGTTCCTGAAATGCGCCGGATCATTGACGAAGGAATAAAGAAAACCGGTTTTACATACGTTTCCGTTGACCTACAAGGGTACCGGACCGGAAGCATGAACGAATCCTTAAACGTGTGA